The Primulina tabacum isolate GXHZ01 chromosome 16, ASM2559414v2, whole genome shotgun sequence genome window below encodes:
- the LOC142529024 gene encoding transcription factor TCP17 isoform X1: MLNLDFLQVDRLIMNSREKDSTRTEKDDLDDRNSIKFPKINPTSSSRQWSSYKNPRIVRVSRAFGGKDRHSKVCTIRGLRDRRIRLSVPTAVLLYELQDRLGLSQPSKVVDWLLDATKHEIDKLPPLPTMPINNTSHESSSNPQIISLSHTDQPFLGLNQAKEKWISPHQDQEVYGGFVAQNLFPLNSQQPSFPYMPYNSFIHNWDPSNLSLSQFGGGFSFSNQTDQGHSSHNNLMPSVSSSSQFFLPSIVPPFNPPYITTSMESDLRQNNHLQQQNSAFHLISSPLKLYGLNMNSKTAVRSQDNKAERGDEDNRNSQRQ, encoded by the exons ATGTTGAACC TTGATTTCTTGCAGGTGGATCGGTTGATCATGAATTCAAGAGAAAAAGATAGCACTCGGACGGAAAAAGACGACCTAGATGATAGGAATAGCATAAAGTTTCCCAAGATTAATCCTACATCTTCTTCAAGACAATGGTCAAGCTACAAAAACCCAAGAATTGTGCGTGTATCGCGTGCTTTTGGAGGCAAAGACAGACACAGTAAAGTGTGTACCATAAGGGGATTGAGGGATCGACGAATTAGGCTCTCCGTGCCTACCGCGGTTCTGTTGTATGAACTACAGGACAGGCTTGGATTAAGCCAACCTAGTAAAGTTGTAGATTGGCTGCTGGATGCAACGAAACACGAGATCGATAAGCTTCCTCCTCTTCCAACTATGCCTATAAACAACACTTCACATGAATCATCTTCTAACCCTCAAATAATATCCCTATCTCACACGGATCAACCCTTTTTGGGACTCAATCAAGCAAAAGAGAAATGGATTTCACCTCATCAGGATCAAGAGGTTTACGGGGGATTTGTGGCCCAAAACTTGTTTCCATTAAACAGTCAACAACCCTCTTTCCCGTACATGCCATACAACTCTTTTATCCATAATTGGGATCCTTCAAACTTATCCTTATCCCAATTCGGAGGAGGGTTTTCGTTCTCCAATCAAACGGATCAAGGTCATTCATCTCACAACAATCTTATGCCATCCGTCTCATCGAGTTCTCAGTTCTTTTTACCTTCCATTGTCCCACCTTTTAATCCTCCATACATCACCACATCAATGGAGAGTGATTTGAGGCAAAACAATCATTTGCAGCAACAAAATTCAGCCTTTCACTTGATTAGTTCTCCACTGAAATTGTATGGACTGAACATGAACTCGAAAACAGCTGTTCGATCACAGGACAACAAAGCCGAAAGAGGAGATGAAGACAACAGAAATTCTCAAAGACAATAA
- the LOC142529024 gene encoding transcription factor TCP17 isoform X2 has protein sequence MNSREKDSTRTEKDDLDDRNSIKFPKINPTSSSRQWSSYKNPRIVRVSRAFGGKDRHSKVCTIRGLRDRRIRLSVPTAVLLYELQDRLGLSQPSKVVDWLLDATKHEIDKLPPLPTMPINNTSHESSSNPQIISLSHTDQPFLGLNQAKEKWISPHQDQEVYGGFVAQNLFPLNSQQPSFPYMPYNSFIHNWDPSNLSLSQFGGGFSFSNQTDQGHSSHNNLMPSVSSSSQFFLPSIVPPFNPPYITTSMESDLRQNNHLQQQNSAFHLISSPLKLYGLNMNSKTAVRSQDNKAERGDEDNRNSQRQ, from the coding sequence ATGAATTCAAGAGAAAAAGATAGCACTCGGACGGAAAAAGACGACCTAGATGATAGGAATAGCATAAAGTTTCCCAAGATTAATCCTACATCTTCTTCAAGACAATGGTCAAGCTACAAAAACCCAAGAATTGTGCGTGTATCGCGTGCTTTTGGAGGCAAAGACAGACACAGTAAAGTGTGTACCATAAGGGGATTGAGGGATCGACGAATTAGGCTCTCCGTGCCTACCGCGGTTCTGTTGTATGAACTACAGGACAGGCTTGGATTAAGCCAACCTAGTAAAGTTGTAGATTGGCTGCTGGATGCAACGAAACACGAGATCGATAAGCTTCCTCCTCTTCCAACTATGCCTATAAACAACACTTCACATGAATCATCTTCTAACCCTCAAATAATATCCCTATCTCACACGGATCAACCCTTTTTGGGACTCAATCAAGCAAAAGAGAAATGGATTTCACCTCATCAGGATCAAGAGGTTTACGGGGGATTTGTGGCCCAAAACTTGTTTCCATTAAACAGTCAACAACCCTCTTTCCCGTACATGCCATACAACTCTTTTATCCATAATTGGGATCCTTCAAACTTATCCTTATCCCAATTCGGAGGAGGGTTTTCGTTCTCCAATCAAACGGATCAAGGTCATTCATCTCACAACAATCTTATGCCATCCGTCTCATCGAGTTCTCAGTTCTTTTTACCTTCCATTGTCCCACCTTTTAATCCTCCATACATCACCACATCAATGGAGAGTGATTTGAGGCAAAACAATCATTTGCAGCAACAAAATTCAGCCTTTCACTTGATTAGTTCTCCACTGAAATTGTATGGACTGAACATGAACTCGAAAACAGCTGTTCGATCACAGGACAACAAAGCCGAAAGAGGAGATGAAGACAACAGAAATTCTCAAAGACAATAA
- the LOC142529181 gene encoding mitochondrial import inner membrane translocase subunit Tim9-like, which produces MVPNPNVVNHPTIGVRLVYFRLCFIVAKVIYFLQSLRMYNSLVERCFTDCVDTFRRKTLDKQEETCVRRCAEKFLKHSMRVGMRFAELNQGAPTQD; this is translated from the exons ATGGTACCCAATCCCAATGTTGTTAATCATCCCACCATTGGTGTACGGTTGGTTTACTTTAGGCTCTGTTTTATTGTTGCTAAGGTCATATATTTTCTCCAGAG TTTAAGGATGTATAACTCATTGGTGGAGAGATGTTTCACCGACTGTGTTGACACTTTCCGTCGCAAGACTCTTGACAAGCAAGAGGAAACTTGCGTTCGCAGATGTGCAGAGAAGTTCCTGAAACACTCTATGCGTGTTGGCATGAGATTTGCAGAGCTAAACCAGGGTGCTCCTACACAAGATTAG